From Anopheles coluzzii chromosome 3, AcolN3, whole genome shotgun sequence, the proteins below share one genomic window:
- the LOC120956928 gene encoding trithorax group protein osa isoform X2, producing the protein MELLTRRQFNLITSAGNSATLSAATPLLILLFLLATVVPYHGTIALPEGTFPVAKRMNIETCLVRFDVHLNTIIRTEESRSMGARFLDDADLNSREQCLRLCCETENCDVFVFEEKSPGTCFLFQCGPPENFRCKFTRHSNYTSAVLSIPPPPMEQPPPPPPLAAQIQSLAGQPATTSSNGATKPLSQHELELVSLKDGGGTNGKQIGSNLASASSTTPLPPLGVRLGELPTTPSASTPKQAAAAAAQQCGHFEFPCHSGECIAVYNVCDGIPQCEDGSDEGAECPQKSDRAPLVSSPGVLQQGREQGAGLGNANGGGSVNQPIMMIPSVRGGAGGNTPLGMPSQGMIGQGMYQPLDFQQPPNRFSLSLEQQQQQQQQQQLTKSIMHRNREDPMTAPKPWPRPAINEPNYVDTSDSHIFNHKGGLQLSPINGLGPASQQYQESLPEPNYMPSSSVIRGGGGGKSYLTLPGSSGYPQQPLQQFPPEQPQQLPPSSYKSILPSQWMGSNSVRSNWPMQPGDGLPSGGGSDGAPPQEQYIQPPVQQHRPVMQELQSTSNGADAASSITMQQQSVINQPAAHPSGAQWGLGSQTAGGGATPTPNAVVVPGAPAAPGAAAGEESNNRAGSDTPAANNNPAPGHESLPSSGATAPDSAKHKPPASNPSGGGAEYEEDAYEDTYPESTNAAGGEEQSQPPTQTEPPKKKLRKHHKHGKQGGAASDSDLDTANEQQTEQQQKKKKKTKTIKKDKAADHGAGSGHHAGTDPIVHEHLKALHKDLEIEFADHDGYADRPGGAMLSLTLGVLLTAAMGILLSCRMRVARRRIRRPGKSSYAHDADFLVNGMYL; encoded by the exons ATGGAGCTGTTAACCCGGAGGCAGTTTAACTTAATTACTAGCGCCGGAAATAGTGCCACCCTGTCCGCTGCAACCCCTTTACTTATTCTGCTCTTCCTGCTAGCCACCGTAGTTCCGTACCATGGCACGATTGCACTACCCGAGGGAACGTTCCCGGTCGCGAAGCGTATGAATATCGAAACATGTTTAG TTCGGTTCGATGTGCATCTCAACACCATCATACGCACGGAAGAGTCACGATCGATGGGTGCCCGCTTCCTGGACGATGCCGATCTTAATTCGCGCGAACAGTGCCTGCGACTCTGCTGCGAAACAGAAAACTGCGATGTGTTCGTGTTCGAGGAGAAG AGTCCCGGGACGTGTTTCCTCTTCCAGTGTGGTCCACCGGAGAACTTTCGCTGTAAGTTTACGCGCCACTCGAACTACACCAGCGCGGTTCTGTCCATCCCACCGCCCCCTATGGAGcaaccgccgccaccaccaccgctggcGGCGCAGATACAATCGTTAGCTGGTCAGCCGGCCACCACCAGCAGTAACGGTGCGACCAAGCCGCTCTCCCAGCACGAGCTGGAGCTGGTCAGCTTGAAGGATGGTGGTGGCACCAACGGCAAACAGATTGGATCAAATCTAGCGTCCGCTTCCTCGACAACGCCCCTGCCACCGTTGGGTGTACGACTCGGCGAATTACCAACCACCCCTAGTGCCAGCACACCGAAAcaagcggcggcggcggcggcgcaaCAGTGTGGCCATTTCGAGTTTCCGTGTCACTCGGGCGAATGCATTGCCGTGTACAACGTGTGCGATGGCATCCCACAGTGCGAGGACGGCAGTGACGAAGGTGCCGAATGTCCGCAAAAGAGCGATCGCGCACCGCTCGTTTCGTCACCGGGCGTGCTGCAGCAGGGCAGAGAGCAGGGCGCCGGCCTAGGAAATGCCAACGGTGGTGGTTCGGTCAATCAGCCCATCATGATGATTCCCTCGGTGCGTGGTGGTGCAGGCGGGAACACTCCGCTAGGGATGCCCTCACAGGGAATGATCGGGCAGGGAATGTATCAACCGTTGGATTTTCAGCAACCGCCGAATCGCTTCAGCTTGTCGttggagcagcaacaacagcagcaacaacaacaacagcttaCCAAATCGATTATGCACCGCAACCGGGAAGATCCGATGACAGCGCCCAAACCCTGGCCCCGTCCAGCTATCAACGAACCCAACTACGTTG ATACCTCCGACAGTCACATCTTCAATCACAAGGGTGGTCTGCAGCTTTCGCCGATTAACGGCCTGGGCCCAGCATCGCAGCAATATCAGGAATCATTACCGGAGCCCAACTACATGCCATCGTCCTCCGTTATAcggggtggcggtggtggcaaaTCGTATCTGACCCTGCCAGGGAGCAGCGGCTATCCGCAGCAACCGTTGCAACAATTTCCACCGGAACAGCCCCAACAACTCCCGCCATCATCTTACAAATCCATCCTTCCCTCGCAGTGGATGGGAAGCAACAGCGTGCGATCCAATTGGCCAATGCAACCGGGAGATGGTTTGCCTAGCGGCGGTGGAAGCGATGGAGCTCCTCCCCAAGAACAGTACATACAGCCACCAGTCCAACAGCACCGTCCCGTGATGCAAGAGCTGCAGTCAACTTCCAATGGGGCGGACGCAGCGTCCTCGATTACAATGCAACAACAATCGGTTATCAATCAACCCGCCGCCCATCCTTCCGGTGCACAGTGGGGACTGGGATCGCAGACAGCAGGGGGAGGAGCGACTCCCACACCGAACGCTGTTGTTGTTCCTGGTGCCCCTGCTGCACCTGGAGCAGCTGCTGGAGAGGAATCGAACAATCGCGCCGGGTCTGATACTccagcagcaaacaacaatcCTGCGCCAGGGCACGAATCGTTGCCTTCGTCTGGTGCCACCGCTCCAGACAGCGCTAAACATAAACCCCCGGCAAGCAATCCTTCCGGCGGTGGGGCAGAATATGAGGAAGATGCTTACGAAGACACTTACCCGGAGTCGACGAATGCGGCCGGCGGTGAGGAGCAATCGCAGCCGCCCACCCAAACGGAACCACCGAAGAAAAAGCTTCGAAAGCATCACAAACACGGCAAGCAGGGTGGTGCTGCCTCGGACTCGGATCTGGACACTGCAAATGAACAGCAGAcggaacagcagcagaaaaagaagaaaaaaactaaaaccatCAAAAAAGATAAGGCAGCGGATCATGGGGCGGGCAGCGGGCATCACGCTGGCACCGATCCGATCGTGCACGAGCATCTGAAGGCGCTGCACAAGGATCTGGAGATCGAGTTTGCGGACCACGACGGGTATGCGGACCGTCCCGGCGGTGCCATGCTTTCACTTACCCTCGGCGTGCTGCTGACGGCGGCCATGGGCATTCTGCTCAGCTGCCGGATGCGTGTCGCCCGTCGAAGAATTCGCCGTCCGGGGAAATCGTCCTACGCGCACGATGCCGACTTCCTCGTGAACGGCATGTATCTGTAG
- the LOC120956928 gene encoding trithorax group protein osa isoform X1, giving the protein MELLTRRQFNLITSAGNSATLSAATPLLILLFLLATVVPYHGTIALPEGTFPVAKRMNIETCLAVRFDVHLNTIIRTEESRSMGARFLDDADLNSREQCLRLCCETENCDVFVFEEKSPGTCFLFQCGPPENFRCKFTRHSNYTSAVLSIPPPPMEQPPPPPPLAAQIQSLAGQPATTSSNGATKPLSQHELELVSLKDGGGTNGKQIGSNLASASSTTPLPPLGVRLGELPTTPSASTPKQAAAAAAQQCGHFEFPCHSGECIAVYNVCDGIPQCEDGSDEGAECPQKSDRAPLVSSPGVLQQGREQGAGLGNANGGGSVNQPIMMIPSVRGGAGGNTPLGMPSQGMIGQGMYQPLDFQQPPNRFSLSLEQQQQQQQQQQLTKSIMHRNREDPMTAPKPWPRPAINEPNYVDTSDSHIFNHKGGLQLSPINGLGPASQQYQESLPEPNYMPSSSVIRGGGGGKSYLTLPGSSGYPQQPLQQFPPEQPQQLPPSSYKSILPSQWMGSNSVRSNWPMQPGDGLPSGGGSDGAPPQEQYIQPPVQQHRPVMQELQSTSNGADAASSITMQQQSVINQPAAHPSGAQWGLGSQTAGGGATPTPNAVVVPGAPAAPGAAAGEESNNRAGSDTPAANNNPAPGHESLPSSGATAPDSAKHKPPASNPSGGGAEYEEDAYEDTYPESTNAAGGEEQSQPPTQTEPPKKKLRKHHKHGKQGGAASDSDLDTANEQQTEQQQKKKKKTKTIKKDKAADHGAGSGHHAGTDPIVHEHLKALHKDLEIEFADHDGYADRPGGAMLSLTLGVLLTAAMGILLSCRMRVARRRIRRPGKSSYAHDADFLVNGMYL; this is encoded by the exons ATGGAGCTGTTAACCCGGAGGCAGTTTAACTTAATTACTAGCGCCGGAAATAGTGCCACCCTGTCCGCTGCAACCCCTTTACTTATTCTGCTCTTCCTGCTAGCCACCGTAGTTCCGTACCATGGCACGATTGCACTACCCGAGGGAACGTTCCCGGTCGCGAAGCGTATGAATATCGAAACATGTTTAG CAGTTCGGTTCGATGTGCATCTCAACACCATCATACGCACGGAAGAGTCACGATCGATGGGTGCCCGCTTCCTGGACGATGCCGATCTTAATTCGCGCGAACAGTGCCTGCGACTCTGCTGCGAAACAGAAAACTGCGATGTGTTCGTGTTCGAGGAGAAG AGTCCCGGGACGTGTTTCCTCTTCCAGTGTGGTCCACCGGAGAACTTTCGCTGTAAGTTTACGCGCCACTCGAACTACACCAGCGCGGTTCTGTCCATCCCACCGCCCCCTATGGAGcaaccgccgccaccaccaccgctggcGGCGCAGATACAATCGTTAGCTGGTCAGCCGGCCACCACCAGCAGTAACGGTGCGACCAAGCCGCTCTCCCAGCACGAGCTGGAGCTGGTCAGCTTGAAGGATGGTGGTGGCACCAACGGCAAACAGATTGGATCAAATCTAGCGTCCGCTTCCTCGACAACGCCCCTGCCACCGTTGGGTGTACGACTCGGCGAATTACCAACCACCCCTAGTGCCAGCACACCGAAAcaagcggcggcggcggcggcgcaaCAGTGTGGCCATTTCGAGTTTCCGTGTCACTCGGGCGAATGCATTGCCGTGTACAACGTGTGCGATGGCATCCCACAGTGCGAGGACGGCAGTGACGAAGGTGCCGAATGTCCGCAAAAGAGCGATCGCGCACCGCTCGTTTCGTCACCGGGCGTGCTGCAGCAGGGCAGAGAGCAGGGCGCCGGCCTAGGAAATGCCAACGGTGGTGGTTCGGTCAATCAGCCCATCATGATGATTCCCTCGGTGCGTGGTGGTGCAGGCGGGAACACTCCGCTAGGGATGCCCTCACAGGGAATGATCGGGCAGGGAATGTATCAACCGTTGGATTTTCAGCAACCGCCGAATCGCTTCAGCTTGTCGttggagcagcaacaacagcagcaacaacaacaacagcttaCCAAATCGATTATGCACCGCAACCGGGAAGATCCGATGACAGCGCCCAAACCCTGGCCCCGTCCAGCTATCAACGAACCCAACTACGTTG ATACCTCCGACAGTCACATCTTCAATCACAAGGGTGGTCTGCAGCTTTCGCCGATTAACGGCCTGGGCCCAGCATCGCAGCAATATCAGGAATCATTACCGGAGCCCAACTACATGCCATCGTCCTCCGTTATAcggggtggcggtggtggcaaaTCGTATCTGACCCTGCCAGGGAGCAGCGGCTATCCGCAGCAACCGTTGCAACAATTTCCACCGGAACAGCCCCAACAACTCCCGCCATCATCTTACAAATCCATCCTTCCCTCGCAGTGGATGGGAAGCAACAGCGTGCGATCCAATTGGCCAATGCAACCGGGAGATGGTTTGCCTAGCGGCGGTGGAAGCGATGGAGCTCCTCCCCAAGAACAGTACATACAGCCACCAGTCCAACAGCACCGTCCCGTGATGCAAGAGCTGCAGTCAACTTCCAATGGGGCGGACGCAGCGTCCTCGATTACAATGCAACAACAATCGGTTATCAATCAACCCGCCGCCCATCCTTCCGGTGCACAGTGGGGACTGGGATCGCAGACAGCAGGGGGAGGAGCGACTCCCACACCGAACGCTGTTGTTGTTCCTGGTGCCCCTGCTGCACCTGGAGCAGCTGCTGGAGAGGAATCGAACAATCGCGCCGGGTCTGATACTccagcagcaaacaacaatcCTGCGCCAGGGCACGAATCGTTGCCTTCGTCTGGTGCCACCGCTCCAGACAGCGCTAAACATAAACCCCCGGCAAGCAATCCTTCCGGCGGTGGGGCAGAATATGAGGAAGATGCTTACGAAGACACTTACCCGGAGTCGACGAATGCGGCCGGCGGTGAGGAGCAATCGCAGCCGCCCACCCAAACGGAACCACCGAAGAAAAAGCTTCGAAAGCATCACAAACACGGCAAGCAGGGTGGTGCTGCCTCGGACTCGGATCTGGACACTGCAAATGAACAGCAGAcggaacagcagcagaaaaagaagaaaaaaactaaaaccatCAAAAAAGATAAGGCAGCGGATCATGGGGCGGGCAGCGGGCATCACGCTGGCACCGATCCGATCGTGCACGAGCATCTGAAGGCGCTGCACAAGGATCTGGAGATCGAGTTTGCGGACCACGACGGGTATGCGGACCGTCCCGGCGGTGCCATGCTTTCACTTACCCTCGGCGTGCTGCTGACGGCGGCCATGGGCATTCTGCTCAGCTGCCGGATGCGTGTCGCCCGTCGAAGAATTCGCCGTCCGGGGAAATCGTCCTACGCGCACGATGCCGACTTCCTCGTGAACGGCATGTATCTGTAG